The candidate division Zixibacteria bacterium HGW-Zixibacteria-1 nucleotide sequence GAGAAAATGTCTGGACTTTCAAACACCGTCTGAAGTATTTTTAGAGCAATTGTTGCACTTCAAATGTGAATCCACCTTCCCGCCTGCGCGGGAATGACAGGAAATTTTGCAAGTCAGGAGTCAAAATTCCGCCGTTGGCGGGGAAAGCGATCTTGCCTATTTTCCTTATGATAAACAAATCCGTAATCCCCAATTTTGACGCACATGTAGCCATAATGATATTCTATCTCCTCTATAATACCCCCCGGATGGATTTACCATCAAAGTGGTAGCGTTTTTGAAATGTGATATGGTTCAAGAAACCCGGAGCAGAACCTCCGGGCCACGAGGGGCCGCTGACAGACTTTGTTTGGAATTGGGGTGGCCGCGCCAAACTTGTTTGGGGCGGGGTCACAAAATAGGGAAACTGGATCTTTCAATTTTAATTGGCCCGTTATCAGCACCAATCCAGTCTTTTGCACTCGACCATTTCCATGCTAACGGTGTATTTACCAAGCCTTTTCTTACAGGATTGTTATGCATATAATCAATTGTTTTTGCCAATGCATCGTGAGAAAATATGTTACGATCATATCCGCCGCCATCCTGCCAGAATCTATAAGGAACATTTTTTTTGACCTGTCACCATTAACTGCAATCCAATGGGATAATATCTTTTTAAATAATTTACCATTTTTCTTGATACTGGTTGCTTGATTGAAGTCAGTATCCTGGCTATTGAATATTTCTTCGTATTGGGATAAATAAGTAAATGAACATGATTTGGCATGAACACATAGGCCCATAGGTCAAAAGAATGTTTCTCTCTGGCTTTTATGATCGAGAATACTAAATTTTGGCACGCTCTTTCACTCAAGAGAAAAGGTCGGTTTTTAAAACATGTGAAAGTTAATTCATGGGCATGTCCGACAAAATTGAATTCTTTTCTTTTTCCCATATATAGAAGATTTCAAAGAACATCCCCAAGCAAGCTTGGGAATGCCACCCTTTCTTCCTGACTTTTGCTTTATAAATGATAATTATCTCCGCTGTCAATCAGTGTCAGTGAAAGACAAGTTATGGATTAAAAGGATAAAATTATGCCCCACTTGATAATTTCCCTTCTTTATATTATAATTAAACATTACAAATAACCTCTCAATTGTATAAAGATATATGAAACATGCGGTTATAATCTTATTGGCAATTCTGGTGTTAATCGCCGCCAATGCCTTTGCCCAGGAAGTCGAGTCTCTCGAGCATGCGTGGTCCATCTCGGCCACATCCGGGAAGCCGGTCCTGATGGAGTTTGTCCACACCGACTGAGAATTCTGCCAGCAGGCCGCCCGTGAGGCGGAAACGGAAGACATCATCATCGAGGCGCTCAAGGCGGTGGTGCATGTGCCGCTCAATGTCACGACCGATGAAGGGAAGAAGCTCAAGGATGAATACCAGGTCGGCACGACCTACCCGGTCTATATCCTGACCGATCAGAAGGGCGATATCATCACCCGCTGGACCGGCTATACCGGCGGCGGCAAGGCCCTTGTCAATACCCTGCAATCAAAACTGCGCGATCTGACCACGGTCAGCGCGCGAGAGAATCGTTTCAAGACGGCGCCGACTTTCGATGACGCCGTCATCCTGGCCCGATATTACACCGACATTTATGAAAATCTCAAGGCGCTCGAATATTTTCGCCAGGCCGAGGAATTGAAAACCATCAAGGCTTATGATTTCAGCTATGATATATTCCGTAATTTCGCCAATGCCGCCTGGCTCGATCAGATACCATTCGATTCGGTTCTCCCAGCCGCCGATAACGCCCTTATCAATCCCGCCAAAAACCTGAGCAACACGGTCAAAGTGGGGCAGATGATGGCGCGCCTGGCCCGCAAGCTGGGCAAAAATGTCCGGATTGCCAAGTATCTTCAGACCGGTATCGACGCCACCGCCGGAAGCGCGCAATACAAGGAACTGCATGAGCTTCTGAAGGCAGACTATGCTTTGCAGGTCGAGAATGACACCACCAAAGCGATCTCCATCAAAAAAGCCACTATGGGTGCGGACTGGATGAATGAGCGCGACAAGTATTACGAGTTTTCCAAGTGGTGCCTGGAGCGGGAAATCGATCTGGAAGAAGCCGAGCTTTATGCCCGTCGCGCGGTCGATATGGTTTATCCGGGAAAATACCGCGCCAAAGTGCTCAACACGGTGGCCGAGATTTGCTATGCCCGTGGCGATAAAGTCGAAGCGGTCAGGATGATCAAACTGGCCATCGACGAGGAGCCGGGAAACGAATTTTATCAGACACAGCTGGATAAATTCAGTTCGGATAATTAGTACATCAGCTAACGAAACTTCAAAGTCTGCAAAAGATCGTAAAGAGCCTGATGCTGATCTTCAGATGTATATGAAATGATTATGCACAGGGCGTAACTCTTTATGATTGCCGCAAAATATTCCTGCGAGATCGATTTGTCCTGATAAGTCATAACCACGCCCATATTGTCGAAATCGAGACCGCCGAAATTCATTGACCTAAAATTCCCATCAAAACTGACCTCTATATCGCTCATGTTCAGGATTTCGACGACACTGGCAAGATAATCCTTTCCGGACAGGACGCCCGAAATCGGATCTATTTTCTCCGCCACGATGGCAACATTTGGATTAAAGGCGACTTCGGCGCCCATCGGATGCCGGGTAGCCAGCAGCAGATTGACGGTGGATAAATCGCCCAGGTCAAGCGCCGCCTGCATATTTTTGTCATCACCCGAGAGCAGTTTTTTGCCCCTCTCACGCATCATCTGGATGGTCTGGTTTTCCTGAATCTGCCAATCCTTCGACAGATCAAGGGCAAAACCGAAATATTTGTTGCTGTAAATGGAATTTTCGACTGTCCCGATATCGATCTTTTCCGGAGCCTTTTTGCTGCAGGCCGGCGATAATATCAGGAATAAACCTGTCAGACATATTATAAAGTTTTTCATCCGCACACCTCGATGTTGACTTAATTTTATAAGACTCAATACTAATCATTTCGGGTGATAAGTCAACTTCAAAAAATCATATTCCTTGACAAAGATGGTATAGGCTGTATATTTATATAAATACTGCTAACGGTCCGAAACATTATTATCAATCTCTAAATGGAGGGACGAGCCATGAGAGTCTCTGGCAAGTCTTTGTGCGTCTTTTTTGGGTCGATTACCGGTCTGCTATTGCTGGTCATCCTGATCGCCCTGGCATCGGCACCGTTAGCGGCGCAAACCTGCCAACTGAAGGTGGAAGGGGAAGATTCTTACGCATTATCGGGACAGAATAATGCCATTATTGATGTCTATTTGGTAAATCAAGTGGACACTGTGGCCGGTTTTGAGTTATGGCTGGTTCTTAATCGGCCCGATATCATGGAATTTGTCCGCGATACCGTTCTAAAGGCCGATATGTTATATTGGCGGTGTCTGGAATGGGATGGCCTGCTATGTGTCGATTCCAATGATATTACCGATTCAGTTTTATTATTCGGGGTCGATTATGACTGGCTGACCGCCGATACCCATTATGTCCAGGTCGGAGTTGTTGACACCACCGGGACCCTGATCTCCGGGTGGAACTATGTGGCAGCCAGATCGTTTTCTCCGGGTGGGTATGATTTAAAAATAACCGCTATGGCCCATGATTTTACTCCTCCATATAATCCCGGGATTTTGCCGCAAGATGGAAGCGTCCCCCTGATAAAGCTTCTGGTCAATGTCTATGACCTTCCGGAAGAGATTCAGGATCGCACTGTCGACATATTAATTCAAAGAGATAATCTTGACAACTTCTCATTTTCGGATATGCATGGGTTCAGCATCGGCGTTGTCACAGATACTGTGTCTATAGAGAGATGCTTCACCTGCGGACCCGGAATCGATCCTCCCTGTGATTTTATGTGGCAGGTTCCCTGCGAAAGTCCCGAGGTCGATTCGGTCTGGTGTTGCGATACGATTCTAACCGGGCGCCTCGATACCAGCTATGTTTGTATCGTAAATGGTTCTCTCACGTCCGTCACGACGTTCGTTTGCGGCGATGTTGACGGCGGCGGAACGGTGAATATTCTGGATGTCACGCGGCTGATAAGCTACCTTTACAAGGAAGGGGCGGGGCCGGATGATTTCCGGGCCGCCGATGTCAACGGAAGCTGCTCCACGAATATTCTCGACGTCACAGCCTTGATATCCTATTTATATAAGCTAGGTTTTCCGATGGCCTGTCCGTATTTCTGGCCCTGCCTGTAATTCAGATCTTTCCCCAAAAAATCTACGGCCCGGCGGTATTTCCACCGGGCCGAATTATTTTAATATCGAGAGAAATAATAGAAGAGAATTAATGATTTATTTTCACGTTCTCTTTCGGCACCCAGCCGCTGCGGCCATTCTGCCCAAGGCACCAGTACCAGCCGACTTCTTCATTTATAATTATTAATTCGTCGTCCGGATTAACCGTCAATTCGGTGGCATCATAATCATAAATAACAATTGCCTCGGCGCCGTTCATCCGGACATAGCTCTCCGGAACCCAGCCGCTTATATCACTTTTATCGGTACACCAGACCCAGCCGGGCCATTCGCTTTCTTTTTCACCGGTTCGGATTCTATCGTCTTTTTTCAACTTTAACGGATTCGGATAGGCCGATCTATACGGCTTGATTACCCGGCCTATCTCGAATTGCGATCTGGCCGATTTATCCCTCCCGCCTTTGATACCTCGACGAATCAGCCAGTATCCCAGCAGGATCAAGCCCATGCCGAAAAACAAAATGACCGTGGAACCGATCAAATATCCGACATGATAAATGAACCCCTCTTGCTCGACCTCGATCACCTTATCGAGAGCAAGATTAAAAATATTCTCGCCGGCGGATATGGCCAGAAGCAAACCTATAAGTATGACAATCAGTCCGACTATTATAAAAACTATTTTCTTCAGCATGCTTAAATCATTCGAATAAAACAGGAATCAAAATTCATCCTAATTCAACCTTTTCAAATGTCATCACTTTTCCCGGTTCAAATATCGTCAGATCGAGTTTTGTAACGGTCCCGCCGATTTGAAAGTTTCGCTCATTGAATTCATCGGTCACCTTTTTGCATACGCCGGCTTCCTTTGATTGGGCCATCGTTATATGAGGTATATACGGAATTTCCAGTATTAATTCATCGGCTAATATTCCGGTGTAGAGTCGGTCATGAAGCTTGACGATATGACTGAAGCCTTCATCCGGGACCAGGAAGGCAAACCATTTATCTCCGCGGGTGAATTTGTTGACGAGGGCGCATCGTATGAGAATCGAGAAGGGTCGAAAATCGCTGCAAACCCGCCGACAGTGATCGACAAATTGCTGACGGTCGATAGCGGCCGTGGGAAAAATAAGTGTAAAATGCGGCCCGATCATCGGGTAGTTTTCATCATATTTTTTCCGGATAGACTGAATAAAATCATGGTCCTTTTCTCTCAGTTCCGGATAGCAAACCGCGATTAATTCCATTTAATTAATGCCGCAATTAAAAGATTACTCCAGAGGGTGCAGCGAGATGCTTACCTCGCCCTTGGTTACTTTAATTAAGATTTCATCCCCTTTGGGAGAAAAGGTCCTTTTTTCGTAACCATATTCTTTTTTCATGACAAAAGTGCGATAACTTTCGGGGCCGATTAAATCACCGGCCAATTCTTTGCCGTTCATGAGAAAAGTCAATATACAGCTTGACTCCCCCTTGGAGATATTGACCATTCGAACATCAATCTTTTTCCCTGGAACGATCTTCTTGCGCAATACATTCCCGGCCGAAACGGTTTCACCCTCCGGCATTTCGAACTGAGTCACCTTCACATGGGCCGCGCCTTCACGGGTGCGGATAATGATTTCGTCCGCCTCAAGCGGGCTCTCTTCGAAAACCAGACTGCCGGTTCGCCCCTGCGTCAAATTAAGTGTTCGGGCCTCGGGATCGATGGTCGGCATGTTGTCTCTGACAGGCACGACCGTCAGCGCCGTGTAACCGTCATTGATTCCCTGCCCGAAGACATTTACGGCCTTGCCGGGTTCGACTTTAACCCGCACCATCTCACCCTGGGTAAGTTCCATTTCGAACGGTGGCGCCTGGATTTGCGCCGTTTCGATCTGGTCCACCCAGGTGGGGATCTCGATCGCCTGGTCATTGGGCCCCTTCATCTTTTTGTAATCGGCGGGGATTTCGAACAGGGCCGGGTCTATTTTTTCGCGTTTTATTTTCTTCAGTTCGAGGGTCAGGCTGTTGGCCGTATGGTTGATGATTTTCAGCGGAAAATTAAGTTCCGGTGAGATCCAGTATGATAAAAGCTCCTGGTCGCTCTTTTTCAGCAGGTATCCGTCACACCGGAAGCCGCTGATCATATCCGGTTCCAGATCGGTTTTCTCGGCGATTGTCATGGTGAATTTCAGGCCCTGAAAGGGGTCATTGGTCAGGCTGATCGGGTCGGTGGTGGAGACTTCCAGATATTCTTTTCGCGAAGGCACCAGCGCCCGCGTGATACCGCTGCGCTCGTCCACAATAACCACAATCTTTTCCTCTCCTTGTTCCTGCTCCATTCGATACAGCGAATCGGCGACGTATATTTTTGTAATGACCGTCTGTTCATTATCGCTGACCTCCATATCGGCCGAAAATTCCCCCTCCGGCGTCTTACTGCAGGCAAGGATAACAAGAAAAAGCAATACTACACCAAAAGCTTTTTTTATAAACATTTCTTCCTCAATATGGTAATCGTTAAAATTTCCCCCAAATTTGCGCCGACCGGGGCCTAAAGTCAATTCAAAAAGTTTTATATTTTTCAATAAAATGGTTCCCGGCTTCGAATAATTTCCGGCCAGATTGGTATATCACATAGAATAAGACCGAAACCGGTCAACAGAAATAGAGAACACTCCTTTCACGAAGTCCGGAAGAACCGGCAGTGGCGGCGCTATATTCCTGTTCTCCCCACTGCCGGAATTATTTTTAAACATGTTCATGTTTGACCGCCGTTCGCGCATCTGAACCTTTGACAATTCCCCCTGCTTGATGTATATTCTCCGGTAAAATGACGAATAATTATATGGCATACTTCCTGACGCCGCGCATCAGGTTGGGGGATCTGTTCCTGACCGTTTTGATGGGCGCTTTTTTACTTATGTCGGGCTGCTCCAAAAACAGCTCCGGGCCGGATAACAACCCGCCACTTATAGACTCAATAGTCACTTACCCGACATCCGTTCACCCCGGTTCCGATGTTGTCCTGACCGCCTATGTGACCGATCCGGAAGGGGACAGCATAAGCGTGAAATGGTCCACCTATCCTAAGGCGGGGCGTTTTTCCGATACCCTGGCGTCCCTTTGTACGCTGACCGTAACCCCGGTTCTTGAGGGCGGCATGTCTTTGAAAGTGATGCTGAATGTTTCCGACGGCCATGCGGATAGAGATACCGGCATCTGGATACCTTTAATCGAAGGGGAGACCGTTTCGGGACATGCCTATTATGCCGGGACTCGAATCCCCGTTCCCGGCGCCCTCGTTTCGGTCGGGCGGCTGGTCGATACGGCCAGTTTCAGTGGAGCTTATGAAATAAGACATCTTTCACCCGGCCCGTTTACCATTGAGCTGTCCAAAGATGGGTGTACCGATTATTCGGAACAACTGACCATTGATACCGGTTTGATTCATGATGTCTTGCTGGAATGTGACGGACTCACCAATACCGTAACCGGCACGATCACCGCCTATAATGATCTCGGCCTCGAAAATGTTAAAGTCACCATCCTCAATGATGAAGGGACACCGACCGGGTTGGTCGATGTGACCGATTTGTCGGGCGGTTTTACCATCGATAATGTCCCGCCGGGAAACCGGCTGATTGCCGTTGAAGATGTCGGCAATCCGGTCTATCAGGTCCTTTCGGATACTTTTATTGTCAAAATTGTGAACGATACCGCCATTGTGCTTCAGGGTCAGATCAAAAATGTTCTTTTTATTTCACAGGGCGTGACCAATCCCGATGACTGGATCCTTGAGGATCTTGCTTTCTGGAAAAGCTGGCTTATGAATTCGGAAAATCAGTGTTATTATTATAATTCGTGCGAGATTAACGGATTCGGACTGATGACCATGGCCGACACGGTGCTGGTTCCGGCCGATGCCGAGAATGTGACATGGTTTATTAATGTCACCCTGAATGACGCCACCCTCGTCATCGGGTACATCGTCGATGGCGTTTCTATCTATACCGAAAATGTTTCATCGCAGACCGGCGATTTGCTTATATCGAAAAAGATAAATATTCCGAATGTCGATATCGCCGGGCATGAGCTGGCTGTTGAGCTATACGTCTGGAGCAATCAAGTCCAAGACTGCGCCTCGGCCTGCCTGCGCCGCTTCGAATTGTCATATTATAAATAACAATTCGTTTAAATAAAAAACTCCCGCAGTCACGCGGGAGTCTTTAAAATTCTATACTTGATTCAATTACATATCGACGGCATCGACGTCGGTTTCAGGCTTCGTGGCCCGCTCGACGGTTTCGGTTATTTCCTCAGGACGTCTTTCTTTGAGCTTTTCCTTGTATTTTTTAAGCTGGCTCTTGACCTTATCTATGGCCATTTCAATCGATGCATACATATCGTCGGAATCAGCCTTGCCGGTAATTACTTCTTTATATACCCTGGCCTTGACTTCCGCCGTCTGGCGGTATTTTTCAACATCCAGAATAACTTCCGAATAAATAATATTTTCAAAGTACCTTGTAAGCCCGGCGACCTCCTTTTCGACATGCTCTTTCAACTCCGGAGTCAAGTCAAAATGCCTTGCGGTGATTTCGATATTCATTTCTCTACTCCTTTCTATTGGTCCAAGATTCTGACCGGGTGGCCTTCTTTGAAATAATGTTCTGATTCGATAATTCTCCGGGTTCCGGAGCGTTGCCTGAGCACCAGGGAGTAGGTCGTCGCCCCGTCTTTGCGAAAGAGGACCCCTTTTAGCAGGTCGCCGTTGGTGACGCCGGTGGCCGCAAACATGATATCATCACCCTGGGCCAGTTCGTTTAATGTGAAAATTTTGTCGATGTCCTTAATGCCCATTTTGCGGGCACGATCGCGCTCTTCCTGGTTGCGAGGGACAAGCCGCCCCTGCATGGCGCCCCCGATACATCTTAAGGCCGCGGCGGCCAGGACACCTTCCGGCGCGCCGCCGATACCAATCAGCATATTTACACCCGTTTCCGGCATGGCGGCCGCAATAGCCGAGGAGACATCGCCGTCCGATATCAGGTTGATTCGGGCGCCTGTTTTTCTCACTCGTTCAATAAGATTTTCATGGCGTTCGCGATCAAGAATCACCACGGTCATGTCGGGGATTTTATAACCAAGACATTCCGCAACCCGCCCGATATTTTCCTCCGGCGAGAGATTCAGATCGATCGCTTCGGCCGCCTCCGGGCCGGCTGCTATTTTTTCCATATATGTGTCGGGTGCATGAAGAAGTTTACCTTTGGGCGCAATGGCAATTACCGCCAGGGCATTGGGCCGCCCAAAAGCAACCGAATTGGTACATTCGAGGGGATCGACGGCAATATCGACTTCCGGTGAATCATCATTGCCGACATGCTCACCGATATAAAGCATCGGGGCCTCATCGCGTTCCCCTTCGCCGATAACTACTGTTCCTTTAAATGAGATACCTTCCAGACATTCCCGCATAGCACTGACCGCAGCCTGATCAGCCCCCTTGCCATTGCCGCGCCCGACCCACTCGGCACTGGCCAGAGCCGCCGCCTCCGTAACCCTAACGATTTCTAAAGCGAGATTCCGATCCATTGAATAAACAGCCTCCTATGTTATACGAATCCATCTCCGCGCCGATGGGCGGCGGGCAAAAATATAAATGAGAATTTATATTCAAATGCTCAAGCCTTTCGCTTGCGAAATCGAGCCGGCAGTATTTTTGACTCTTCACGATATTTCGTAACCGTCCGCCGGGCCAGTTTAATTCCCTCCTCCTGGAGTTTCTGGAATATTTCCTGGTCGGACAGCGGTTTTTCGGGATCTTCAGCCCTGATTATCTCTTCAATCTTGTTTTTGACATGCCGTTTTGACATCTCATTGCCGTCTTCATTGGCAATACCGGAATTGAAAAAATATTTTATTTCATAAACACCCTGCGGCGTCTGGACATATTTCCCGTTGGACACGCGGCTGATCGTGGCCACGTTCATCTCGACCTTGCGGGCGATATCCTCCATAATCAGCGGTTTCAGGAAGGCCGGACCCTTTTCGAAAAAGTCACTCTGCTCTTCGACAATCGCCTCCATGACCCGAATCATGGTGGATCGACGCTGATTGATGGAATTAAGCAGCCAGCGAGCCTGTTCCAGTTTTTCCCGGACATATTTTTTGGTGTCTTTTGAGGTTTTATTGCCGGCTTTAAGCAATTGCCGGTATCCCGGGCTGATTCTCAGATGGGGGGTATGGCGATCATTATGATACACAACATATTCATCACCGATTTTATCCACAATCAGGTCGGGAATAATCGGTATGGCCGATGATTCAAAACCGCCGTGAGCCGGAAAAGGAGATAATGTCTTAATCAGGTCCATTGCCTGCTGGACCTTTTCGAAAGGAAGGCCCATTGATCGGGAAATCTGCAGAATCGATTTTTTGTCAAGTTCGTTAACATGCTGATCCACTACACGATAGGCAATGGAGTCTTTGTAACCTTTATCCTCGAGCTGTATCAAAAGCGACTCTCTAAGATTACGGGATCCGACGCCGGTCGGATCGAAACGCTGAATCATCTTCAGAATTCTGTCAATCTTTTCGACCGGGATCTCCAATTCTTCCGACATTTCTTCGGGCGAAACCACCAGATACCCTTTGGGCGAAATATTGCCAAGAATATATTCACCAATCAATTGCTCTTCTTCATCAAGTTTGAGATAGGAAAGTTGCTCGGTCAAATGATCATAAAGGGTTTTTTCGGTGATGGGAACTCTTTCGTAAGGCTCTTCTTCAGCCGAAACAAGGTTTTTGACTTTGTATTCATCGAACTCGTTGACACTCCAGCTCTCCCAATCGATCTTGTCCAACTGGGGATCGATTTTGTCTTCGCCTTCCTTGAGATTAATTTCATCAGGAGTTTCAACCTGATCCTGGGAAAGCTCCGGCTCCGTTTCCTCGAGCATCGGATTTACGGAAAGCTCGTGTCTTAAGGTCTGTTCAAGCTTCAGGATAGGCATCTGAAGCATTTTGAGCGACTGGATAAGCTGGGGAGCCAGCGTTTGTTTAAGTCTTAATTGTAATCCGAGTTTCATGTGCAAGCCATTGTTTTAATAGAGTTTATCCTTTTACGCTACCTGTCGTCATTCATATTCATATTATCGGTTCATTATTCTGTCATATTTAGAATTGGCTTGTGTCCAAAGTCATCTCTCTATCTATTTTACAAAGATTGTTCAGAATTTACATTTAATTTAGCCTAAATTTTTCTCCCAAATAGATTTTTCGGGCTTCCGGGTCCTCCGCCAGGAATTGCGAGGTTCCCGCCTTCAAAATCTTCCCGTCACACATTATATACGCACGATCGCAGATTGACAAAGTCTCCCTGACATTATGGTCGGTAATAAGAACCCCCAGCCCCTGTTCCGTCAGTCTCGATATTATCTTCTGTATATCTTCTACGGCAATCGGGTCAATTCCAGCAAAGGGTTCATCAAGCAGGATGAATTGCGGTTCGGTTACCAGCACCCGGGTAATTTCAACCCGGCGCCGCTCACCACCCGACAGCGAATATGCTTTCCGCTTTCTAAGGTGT carries:
- the raiA gene encoding ribosomal subunit interface protein, which gives rise to MNIEITARHFDLTPELKEHVEKEVAGLTRYFENIIYSEVILDVEKYRQTAEVKARVYKEVITGKADSDDMYASIEMAIDKVKSQLKKYKEKLKERRPEEITETVERATKPETDVDAVDM
- the glpX gene encoding fructose-bisphosphatase class II, which translates into the protein MDRNLALEIVRVTEAAALASAEWVGRGNGKGADQAAVSAMRECLEGISFKGTVVIGEGERDEAPMLYIGEHVGNDDSPEVDIAVDPLECTNSVAFGRPNALAVIAIAPKGKLLHAPDTYMEKIAAGPEAAEAIDLNLSPEENIGRVAECLGYKIPDMTVVILDRERHENLIERVRKTGARINLISDGDVSSAIAAAMPETGVNMLIGIGGAPEGVLAAAALRCIGGAMQGRLVPRNQEERDRARKMGIKDIDKIFTLNELAQGDDIMFAATGVTNGDLLKGVLFRKDGATTYSLVLRQRSGTRRIIESEHYFKEGHPVRILDQ
- the rpoN gene encoding RNA polymerase sigma-54 factor, translated to MKLGLQLRLKQTLAPQLIQSLKMLQMPILKLEQTLRHELSVNPMLEETEPELSQDQVETPDEINLKEGEDKIDPQLDKIDWESWSVNEFDEYKVKNLVSAEEEPYERVPITEKTLYDHLTEQLSYLKLDEEEQLIGEYILGNISPKGYLVVSPEEMSEELEIPVEKIDRILKMIQRFDPTGVGSRNLRESLLIQLEDKGYKDSIAYRVVDQHVNELDKKSILQISRSMGLPFEKVQQAMDLIKTLSPFPAHGGFESSAIPIIPDLIVDKIGDEYVVYHNDRHTPHLRISPGYRQLLKAGNKTSKDTKKYVREKLEQARWLLNSINQRRSTMIRVMEAIVEEQSDFFEKGPAFLKPLIMEDIARKVEMNVATISRVSNGKYVQTPQGVYEIKYFFNSGIANEDGNEMSKRHVKNKIEEIIRAEDPEKPLSDQEIFQKLQEEGIKLARRTVTKYREESKILPARFRKRKA